A segment of the Denticeps clupeoides chromosome 2, fDenClu1.1, whole genome shotgun sequence genome:
acctgcgacccggaactgagatgtagagaaccagatttccaatagggttccgaccaacgagcagcacggcaccacctgcgacccagaactgatatgtagagaaccagatttccaatagggttccgaccaacgagcagcacggcaccacctgcgactaggaactgagatgtagagaaccagatttccaatagggttccaagcaacgagcagcacggcaccacctgcgacttagaactgagatgtagagaaccggATTTTCAATAGGGTTCTGACCAACAAGCAACACGGCATCACCTATCACCTGAAACCACCTGCGACCCAGAACTGAGAcggagaaccagatttccaatagggttccgatcaacgagcagcacggcaccacctgcgacccagaactgagatgtagagaaccagatttccaatagggttccgaccaacaagcagcacggcaccacctgcgacccggaactgagatgtagagaaccagatttccaatagggttccgaccaacgagcagcacggcaccacctgcgacccggaactgagatgtagagaaccagatttccaatagggttctgaccaacgagcagcacggcaccacctgcgacccggaactgagatgtagagaaccagatatCCACTAGGGTTCCaagcaacgagcagcacggcaccacttGCAACCcagaactgagatgtagagaaccagattttcaatagggttccgaccaacgagcaacACGGCATCACCTATCACCTGAAACCACCTGCGACCCAGAACTGAGACGGAGAACCGGATTTCCGCTAGGGTTCCAatcaacgagcagcacggcaccacctgcgacccggaactaatatgtagagaaccagatttccaatagggttccaagcaacgagcagcacggcaccacctgcgacttagaactgagatgtagagaaccggATTTTTCAATAGGGTTCTGACCAACAAGCAACACGGCATCACCTATCACCTGAAACCACCTGCGACCCAGAACTGAGAcggagaaccagatttccaatagggttccgatcaacgagcagcacggcaccacctgcgacccagaactgagatgtagagaaccagatttccattagggttccgaccaataagcagcacggcaccacctgcgacccggaactgagatgtagagaaccagatttccaatagggttccaagcaacgagcagcacggcaccacttGCAACCCAGAACTGAGATGTtagagaaccagattttcaATAGGgtttccgaccaacgagcaacACGGCATCACCTATCACCTGAAACCACCTGCGACCCAGAACTGAGACGGAGAACCGGATTTCCGCTAGGGTTCCAatcaacgagcagcacggcaccacctgcgacccggaactaatatgtagagaaccagatttccaatagggttccaagcaatgagcagcacggcaccacctgcgacccggaactgagatgtagagaaccagatttccaatagggttctgaccaacaagcagcacagcaccacctgcgacccggaactgagatgtagagaaccagatttccaatagggttccgaccaacgagcaacacggcaccacctgcgacccggaactgagatgtagagaaccagatttccactAGGGTTctgaccaacgagcagcacggcaccacctgcgacccggaactgagatgtagagaaccagatttccaatagggttccgaccaacgagcagcacagcaccacctgcgacccggaactgagatgtagagaaccagatttccaatagggttccgaccaacgagcagcacggcaccacctgcgactaggaactgagatgtagagatccagatttccaatagggttccgaccaacgagcagcacggcaccacctgcgacccggaactgagatgtagagaaccagattccaatagggttccaagcaacgagcagcacggcacaccctgcgacccagaactgatatgtagagaaccagatttccaatagggttccgaccaacgagcagcacggcaccacctgcgacccgaaactgagatgtagagaaccagatttccaatagggttccaagcaacgagcagcacggcaccacctgtgACCCAGAACTGATATGTAGAGAaacagatttccaatagggttccgaccaacgagcagcacggcaccacctgcgacccggaactgagatgtagagaaccagatttccaatagggttccgaccaacgagcagcacagTACCACCTgtgacccggaactgagatgtagagaaccagatttccaatagggttccgaccaacgagcagcacggcaccacctgcgactaggaactgagatgtagagaaccagatttccaatagggttctgaccaacgagcagcacagtaccacctgcgacccggaactgagatgtagagaaccagatttccaatagggttccaagcaacgagcagcacggcaccacctgtgACCCAGAACTGatatgtagagaaccagatttccaatagggttccgaccaacgagcagcacggcaccacctgcgacccgaaactgagatgtagagaaccagatttccaatagggttccaagcaacgagcagcacggcaccacctgtgACCCAGAACTGATATGTAGAGAaacagatttccaatagggttccgaccaacgagcagcacggcaccacctgcgacctggaactgagatgtagagaaccagatttccaatagggttccgaccaacgagcagcacggcaccacctgcgactaggaactgagatgtagagaaccagatttccaatagggttccgaccaacgagcagcacggcaccacctgcgactaGGAACTGAgttgtagagaaccagatttccaatagggttccgaccaacgagcagcacggctcCACCtacgacccggaactgagatgtagagaaccagatatCCACTAGGGTTCCaagcaacgagcagcacggcaccacctgcaacccagaactgagatgtagagaaccagattttcaatagggttccgaccaacgagcaacACGGCATCACCTATCACCTGAAACCACCTGCGACCCAGAACTGAGACGGAGAACCGGATTTCCGCTAGGGTTCCAATCAAcaagcagcacggcaccacctgcgacccgaaACTGatatgtagagaaccagatttccaatagggttccgaccaacgagcagcacggcaccacctgcgacccggaactgagatgtagagaaccagatttccaatagggttccgaccaacgagcagcacggcaccacctgcgacccggaactgagatgtagagaaccagatttccaatagggttccgaccaacgagcagcacggcaccacctgcgacctggaactgagatgtagagaaccagatatCCACTAGGGTTCCaagcaacgagcagcacggcaccacctgcaaCCCAGAACTGAGAAGTAGAGAACAAGATTttcaatagggttccgaccaacgagcaacACGGCATCACCTATCACCTGAAACCACCTGCGACCCAGAACTGAGATGCAGAACCGGATTTCCGCTAGGGTTCCGatcaacgagcagcacggcacacccTGCGActaggaactgagatgtagagaaccagatttccaatagggttccgaccaacgagcaacACGGCATCACCTATCACCTGAAACCACCTGCGACCCAGAACTGAGACGGAGAACCAGATTtacaatagggttccgaccaacgagcagcatgGCACCACCTGCggcccggaactgagatgtagagaaccagattttcaatagggttccgaccaacgagcagcacggcaccacctgcgacccggaactgagatgtagagaaccagatttccaatagggttccgaccaacgagcagcacggcaccacctgcgactaggaactgagatgtagagaaccagatttccaatagggttccgaccaacgagcagcacggcaccacctgcgacccggaactgagatgtagagaaccagatttccaatagggttccaagcaacgagcagcacggcaccacctgcgacccggaactgagatgtagagaaccagatttccaatagggttccaagcaatgagcagcacggcacaccctgcgacccagaactgatatgtagagaaccagatttccaatagggttccgaccaacgagcagcacggcaccacctgcgacccggaactgagatgtagagaaccagatttccaatagggttccgaccaacgagcagcacggcaccacctgcgacccggaactgagatgtagagaaccagattttcaatagggttccgaccaacgagcaacACGGCATCACCTATCACCTGAAACCACCTGCGACCCAGAACTGAGAcggagaaccagatttccaatagggttccgaccaacgagcagcacaataccacctgcgacccggaactgagatgtagagaaccagatttccaatagggttccgaccaacgagcagcacgacACCACCTGCGActaggaactgagatgtagagaaccagatttccaatagggttccgaccaacgagcagcacggcaccacctgcgacccggaactgagatgtagagaaccagatttccaatagggttccgaccaacgagcagcacggcaccacctgcgacccggaactgagatgtagagaaccagatttccaatagagTTCCGatcaacgagcagcacggcagaACCAGATTTCCGatcaacgagcagcacggcaccacctgcgacccagaactgagatgtagagaaccagatttccaatagggttccgaccaacaagcagcacggcaccacctgcgacccggaactgagatgtagagaaccagatttccaatagggttccgaccaacgagcagcacggcaccacctgcgacccggaactgagatgtagagaaccagatttcaaTAGGGTTctgaccaacgagcagcacggcaccacctgcgacccggaactgagatgtagagaaccagatttccaatagggttccaagcaacgagcagcacggcaccacttGCGActaggaactgagatgtagagaaccagatttccaatagggttctgaccaacgagcagcacagtaccacctgcgacccggaactgagatgtagagaaccagattttcaatagggttccgaccaacgagcagcacggcaccacctgcgacccggaactgagatgtagagaaccagatttccaatagggttccgaccaacgagcagcacggcaccacctgtgACTAGGAACTGAGTTGTAGAGAaacagatttccaatagggttccgaccaacgagcagcacggcaccacctgcgacccagaactgagatgtagagaaccggatttccaatagggttccgaccaacgagcagcacggcaccacctgcgacccagaactgatatgtagagaaccagatttccaatagggttccgaccaacgagcagcacggcaccacctgcgactaggaactgagatgtagagaaccagatttccaatagggttccaagcaacgagcagcacggcaccacctgcgacttagaactgagatgtagagaaccggATTTTCAATAGGGTTCTGACCAACAAGCAACACGGCATCACCTATCACCTGAAACCACCTGCGACCCAGAACTGAGAcggagaaccagatttccaatagggttccgatcaacgagcagcacggcaccacctgcgacccagaactgagatgtagagaaccagatttccaatagggttccgaccaacaagcagcacggcaccacctgcgacccggaactgagatgtagagaaccagatttccaatagggttccgaccaacgagcagcacggcaccacctgcgacccggaactgagatgtagagaaccagatttccaatagggttctgaccaacgagcagcacggcaccacctgcgacccggaactgagatgtagagaaccagatatCCACTAGGGTTCCaagcaacgagcagcacggcaccacttGCAACCcagaactgagatgtagagaaccagattttcaatagggttccgaccaacgagcaacACGGCATCACCTATCACCTGAAACCACCTGCGACCCAGAACTGAGACGGAGAACCGGATTTCCGCTAGGGTTCCAatcaacgagcagcacggcaccacctgcgacccggaactaatatgtagagaaccagatttccaatagggttccaagcaacgagcagcacggcaccacctgcgacttagaactgagatgtagagaaccggATTTTCAATAGGGTTCTGACCAACAAGCAACACGGCATCACCTATCACCTGAAACCACCTGCGACCCAGAACTGAGAcggagaaccagatttccaatagggttccgatcaacgagcagcacggcaccacctgcgacccagaactgagatgtagagaaccagatttccattagggttccgaccaataagcagcacggcaccacctgcgacccggaactgagatgtagagaaccagatttccaatagggttccaagcaacgagcagcacggcaccacttGCAACCcagaactgagatgtagagaaccagattttcaatagggttccgaccaacgagcaacACGGCATCACCTATCACCTGAAACCACCTGCGACCCAGAACTGAGACGGAGAACCGGATTTCCGCTAGGGTTCCAatcaacgagcagcacggcaccacctgcgacccggaactaatatgtagagaaccagatttccaatagggttccaagcaatgagcagcacggcaccacctgcgacccggaactgagatgtagagaaccagatttccaatagggttctgaccaacaagcagcacagcaccacctgcgacccggaactgagatgtagagaaccagatttccaatagggttccgaccaacgagcaacacggcaccacctgcgacccggaactgagatgtagagaaccagatttccactAGGGTTctgaccaacgagcagcacggcaccacctgcgacccggaactgagatgtagagaaccagatttccaatagggttccgaccaacgagcagcacagcaccacctgcgacccggaactgagatgtagagaaccagatttccaatagggttccgaccaacgagcagcacggcaccacctgcgactaggaactgagatgtagagatccagatttccaatagggttccgaccaacgagcagcacggcaccacctgcgacccggaactgagatgtagagaaccagatttccaatagggttccaagcaacgagcagcacggcacaccctgcgacccagaactgatatgtagagaaccagatttccaatagggttccgaccaacgagcagcacggcaccacctgcgacccgaaactgagatgtagagaaccagatttccaatagggttccaagcaacgagcagcacggcaccacctgtgACCCAGAACTGATATGTAGAGAaacagatttccaatagggttccgaccaacgagcagcacggcaccacctgcgacccggaactgagatgtagagaaccagatttccaatagggttctgaccaacgagcagcacagTACCACCTgtgacccggaactgagatgtagagaaccagatttccaatagggttccgaccaacgagcagcacggcaccacctgcgactaggaactgagatgtagagaaccagatttccaatagggttctgaccaacgagcagcacagtaccacctgcgacccggaactgagatgtagagaaccagatttccaatagggttccaagcaacgagcagcacggcaccacctgtgACCCAGAACTGatatgtagagaaccagatttcaatagggttccgaccaacgagcagcacggcaccacctgcgactaggaactgagatgtagagaaccagatttccaatagggttctgaccaacgagcagcaacagtaccacctgcgacccggaactgagatgtagagaaccagatttccaatagggttccgacaacgagcagcacggcaccacctgcgactaggaactgagatgtagagaaccagattccaatagggttctgaccaacgagcagcacagtaccacctgcgacccggaactgagatgtagagaaccagattttcaatagggttccgaccaacgagcaacAATGCATCACCTATCACCTGAAACCACCTGCGACCCAGAACTGAGAcggagaaccagatttccaatagggttccgaccaacaaGCAACACGGTGCCACCTGAAACCACCTGTGACCCTGatctgagatgtagagaaccacaTTTCCACTAGGGTTCCAAGCAATGAGCAGCACGGCGGCACCCGAAActacctgcgacccggaactgagacggagaaccagatttccactagggttccgaccaacgagcagcacagcaccacctgcgacccgaaACTGAGATGTacagaaccagatttccaatagggttccgaccaacgagcagcacggcaccacctgcgacccggaactgagatgtagagaaccagatttccactAGGGTTCCGACCagcgagcagcacggcaccacctgcgactaggaactgagatgtagagaaccagattttcaatagggttccgaccaacgagcaacACGGCATCACCTATCACCTGAAACCACCTGCGACCCAGAACTGAGAcggagaaccagatttccaatagggttccgaccaacgagcaacACTTGCGATCCAGAActgagaaccagatttccaatagggctCCGACCAACACAAAATGTTGTAGTTTTGGAGTTTTGGTGGTTGACAGACtgagtgtaaatgtgtgtgtgtgtgtgtgtgtgtgtgtgtgtgtgtttgtgtgtttttacattttttatggacCCGCCACCTCCACGCTGCCATATGTTGCTTCTCGCTCTTCACACCCCTCCTTGGACACGGCGCTTATTTTAAACTCCCGTCTGTGGGTTCTCATTAGTGGCGCAGGATGGAACCTGGCGCTGAGAACGCATGTTCCTGGTCCGCGTGTTCTGCTTTTCTCCATCATGCGTGGAGGTGCCACCTTTCTGTTAATGAGCGCCTCTCTGAGGAGGATGTACTTCTGACTCCTCCCCCGGGTGTGGCACGTCCCTAATCAAGTTTTACTCCACATTCACACCTTTTATTACGCACCTTTACTGTTCAGGTGTGtttcatcctcacacacacactgtattttaTAGTAAAATAGAATTACATAGAAATAAAGTCCAATTAATAAAGTATGGTCCAtctctgatcttcatacctgttCATCACACTTCAGTCATTACAAATAAAAACGAttttttgaaatatgaaatattttattatcttttaTTTCCATGAGATATAGTTTTATTGCTGTCTGTCATCTTTACATTACTATGTTTAAAAGTAGCCCACGCTCAGCAGTTTACAATTTACAGgaatgcataataataataataataaatgtttaattgaattaattgaaaagaaaactgatttagaataaataaaaaacgtgGTTTTCAAGTAAATCTTTATTTCGCTGTACAAAAACCCCATTACAGTTTACAAATTTGCACAAAACCAGTTTAGTGCTCTCAGCCAGTTCATCACCGAGGATTCCGGAGAACCATGCAGAACCATGCAGAACTCAGAGTTTAAGGCTTTTAAAGGACAATCGCGTTTCCAGCGCATAATTCATGACCGTAGAACGTAGAGCAGGAATCTGCAGCAGAAAATGCACGCGTCACAACAGAATTCTCTAGTCTGATTTCCTATTcgattaaaaatgtctttaaattgATTACATTTGGGTGATTGATTAATTCAACGAGACTaatgagcaaataaataaatagttatcTAGACCTTCGGAAATGGATGGTTCCTGTTCTTCTACTCTGATTCCATCGATCGCCACCTTCTGCTTTCACATCTCCAGAAGATCAGGTACCAGACACACGAAAGCCTGACATGAGATTCACGATGGACCTGCCCCGCTCTGCTCAGTTGTGGAACGTGGTGTGGAGCTCCTCCTGGCCATGGTACAACTGGCCGCGGAGGTGGAGGTCGTAGGGGAAATGGAGGTCGGAGGTCAGGGCACTCTGGGCCGGCGCGGTGCAGTAGCGCACGCCGTAGTGGCAGCTCTTCCCATAATCGCCCTGCTCCTCGTGTTTGAGGGAGAAGATGGCGTTGAAGTTGATGGGGGGGCTGCTGCATTCTGGGGAGGGGCTCTCGCAGAACGCCTCGTAGGAGCCGCAGTAGCCGAACGGCCGGTATGGTCCGGAGGCGGGCGGGGCGCCGGGGCTGTGGTGCGGGGCGCCGGGGTAGGCGGCGTGGTACGGGGACCCCTCCCCGCCGCCGGGGTTCCTGCCGGTCAGCTGCAGGCAGCCCGCCACCAGGTTGGTGGTGGGCTGGGACAGGCCCTTGCAGAGCGTCTGGACGAAGGCCAGCAGGTCCGGCCGCTTGCCGCTGCTCAGGACCTGGGACAGGGCCCAGATGTAGTTCTTGGCCAGGCGCAGGGTCTCGATTTTGGACAGCTTCTGCGTTTTGGAGTAACAGGGCACCACCTTGCGCAGGCTGTCCAGCGCGTTGTTCAGCCCGTGCATGCGGTTCCTCTCCCGGGCGTTGGCCTCCATGCGGCGCAGCTTCACGCGGTCCATCCTGGCTTTGGTCGCCTTCTTCTTCCTCGCGCCCCGCCGCCTGGCCAGCCCGTTTTCATCCTCGTCCTTCTCCGACTCCTCCACCGTCCCGGGGAcgctgtcctcctccttcaGCGGGAGAGTCAGCATGCTGCTCCTGGGAGGAGAAGGCAGAGTCTGAAGGAATCAGGCGCTCAGCCTGGACGGGTTCTCCGTGCCCGACCCCCAAATTTCTacctttattattttaatcccACTTAAGATCTTATCAACATTTCAGCTTCATGCGTCAGATGGAGAAGTTCCTTCCTGGAGAACCGCTCCTACCTGATTCCGGGTCAGTTGCTGCGACTCATCGCCTGGAAAGTTGTTTTTTCCCCGGTTCCGATCCTCTCCGCCTTCCCCGCcgctttctttcttgctttgaGGAATGACACTGATGCCAACTGCCAAGCCTGGTACCCATGCCATCTGCCGCCTACGTCACGTGGCCACGGCGTCACGCGCCCTGGTCCCGGGGGACGTTTATTCCTCCCCAATCATCTGGCGTTCCTCTAGCCGGGCACCACAGCGAAGCCACAAAGAGCCCCGCAGCCACTTCCAGATCCTCACGGAGAACCGGGGTTCCTGTAAATCCAATAAAACGAGTGAATTCATCTGCAGATCGGCAGAAATTTTAACCAACGTGTTAAATTCGTTCCCAATTAGGGAACTGTAATAAGGAGCAGAACCCTGGAGAAAACAGAACCCGTCCAGAATGACAGCAGGATGATTGATGGAACTTATCTTCCCTTCATCAAGGCATCCAGCCTCACAAGTGACCTTAGGGTCAAGGTCAATGAAAGGAGGTAATTGGGCAGAGGGAGCTGAAAGTAATTAGGTTCTGCACGTCCTGTCTGCCCTCTGCAGATGTGTTGTTCTCCAGGCCGTTCTGACGGTTCTTCTTTCGGGGGTCCTGGCCTGGTGACCGGTGCATCTGGCTGTTCCGTCTCCAGGTCAGTTCTGCAGCGCCGTGCCCGATGTT
Coding sequences within it:
- the neurod6a gene encoding neurogenic differentiation factor 6-A, which translates into the protein MLTLPLKEEDSVPGTVEESEKDEDENGLARRRGARKKKATKARMDRVKLRRMEANARERNRMHGLNNALDSLRKVVPCYSKTQKLSKIETLRLAKNYIWALSQVLSSGKRPDLLAFVQTLCKGLSQPTTNLVAGCLQLTGRNPGGGEGSPYHAAYPGAPHHSPGAPPASGPYRPFGYCGSYEAFCESPSPECSSPPINFNAIFSLKHEEQGDYGKSCHYGVRYCTAPAQSALTSDLHFPYDLHLRGQLYHGQEELHTTFHN